A single Vulcanisaeta distributa DSM 14429 DNA region contains:
- the leuS gene encoding leucine--tRNA ligase encodes MESFKSRVEELYGDFLREIREIERKWQREWYEKGIFNADPKPGKPKYFITVPYPYVSGSPHIGHGRTFTIGDIIARYKRARGFNVLFPIAWHITGTPIQSVADRIMKGDPDDIKLYSWYVSLYVDDPNKVKEILSTFTNPWNIAQFFASVYIRDFMSMGYSMDFRRQFTTGDPDYNAFIIWQYYRLRDAGYITQGSHVVLYSPDENQAVGEHDIKGGDEITIDILEFNLVKFKLENSSEYLVAATLRPETIYGITNVWIHPGVEYVIAEVNGERWIISKPAAWKLSYQGYDVKVIGSIRGGELIGKYVITPLINRKVPILPANFVDENTGTGVVYSVPAHAPYDYVALMDLKKDEKTLSKYGIKEVVESIEPISIIKLPNYGKYPAKDVVEKLGVKDQGDKEKLDEATRIVYREEFYNGVMKENTLFPGLNVNEARERTIKALNEQGAWGRMYELEPRNVFTRSGNPVIAAVIKDQWFLNYGNPEWKAKAFRCLNSMRIIPEKYRKNFEDVFNWLSMRPCARKRGLGTRLPWDPDWIIESLSDSTIYMAYYTIAHKIRSSGLDKKLGDYAKRVIGSKGNDKEALDAIIAFFNYVFLGEGDPGRVAEVFGVDKELIEDMRREFDYWYPVDERHSGPDLISSHLSFFVFHHVAIFPEKYWPRAITFNEYVIREGMKMSRSLGNVLPLPYIPRKYSTDLARLYLASATDLDSTLDWREDDVASVASRLVRFWSLANEIIKEGRPSVSVDVRNASLITQWLISKVNRAIRDSTIDMDNENIRGYTLKAFFDLLSSVEKYLEIAGIINVSRDEVRWALWYVLERWVKLLQPVMPHIAEELWHRMGNGTFVSLEPWPEYSEELINDELDIALDLIERAVEDVQEILRVTKITPKSVYLYVGPPSEYYQIVNEAIRLINEGKTMGEAIRAIVGKPEYRRMADRVANLVSKVVDGTIPRKIVSREMELRVFRELSSYIKSRIGAEVIIQDATNPTYDPGNRARNSLPGRPAIYVEAMKENR; translated from the coding sequence ATGGAATCGTTTAAATCAAGGGTTGAAGAGTTATATGGCGATTTTTTGAGGGAGATTAGGGAGATTGAGCGAAAATGGCAGAGGGAATGGTATGAGAAGGGCATATTCAATGCAGACCCAAAGCCGGGTAAGCCTAAGTACTTCATAACCGTACCCTACCCATACGTCTCAGGCTCACCGCATATAGGGCATGGCAGGACATTCACGATAGGCGACATAATAGCCAGGTATAAGAGGGCCAGGGGATTCAACGTCTTATTCCCCATTGCATGGCACATAACCGGAACGCCGATACAGTCCGTGGCTGATAGGATAATGAAGGGCGACCCAGACGACATAAAGTTATATTCCTGGTACGTGAGCCTATACGTAGACGACCCAAATAAGGTTAAGGAAATATTGAGTACATTCACGAATCCCTGGAACATAGCCCAGTTCTTCGCCTCGGTCTACATCAGGGACTTCATGTCCATGGGTTACTCAATGGACTTCAGGAGACAGTTCACGACGGGTGATCCGGATTATAATGCATTCATTATTTGGCAGTACTACAGGTTGAGGGACGCCGGTTATATAACGCAGGGCAGTCACGTGGTCCTTTACTCACCGGATGAGAATCAGGCAGTGGGTGAGCATGACATTAAGGGTGGGGATGAAATAACCATAGACATACTCGAGTTCAACTTGGTGAAGTTTAAGCTTGAGAACTCCAGTGAATACCTTGTTGCCGCCACGCTAAGGCCTGAGACTATATACGGGATCACGAACGTGTGGATCCACCCAGGTGTTGAGTACGTGATTGCGGAGGTTAATGGTGAGAGGTGGATAATCTCGAAGCCAGCGGCCTGGAAGTTAAGTTATCAGGGCTATGATGTTAAGGTTATTGGTTCAATACGTGGTGGGGAGTTGATAGGTAAATACGTAATTACACCACTCATTAATAGGAAGGTTCCCATACTGCCTGCTAACTTCGTGGATGAGAATACAGGTACCGGCGTCGTCTATAGTGTGCCTGCCCATGCGCCTTACGATTACGTGGCCTTAATGGACCTTAAGAAGGATGAGAAGACGCTGAGTAAGTATGGGATTAAGGAGGTTGTTGAGTCAATAGAGCCCATAAGCATCATTAAACTACCTAATTACGGGAAGTACCCGGCTAAGGACGTAGTTGAGAAGCTCGGTGTTAAGGACCAGGGCGATAAGGAGAAGCTTGACGAGGCTACGAGGATTGTGTATAGGGAGGAGTTCTACAATGGCGTTATGAAGGAGAATACGTTATTCCCTGGATTAAACGTTAATGAGGCTAGGGAGAGGACGATAAAGGCATTGAATGAGCAGGGGGCGTGGGGTAGGATGTACGAGTTGGAGCCTAGGAATGTGTTTACGAGGAGTGGTAACCCAGTCATTGCAGCTGTGATTAAGGACCAGTGGTTCCTAAATTATGGGAACCCTGAGTGGAAGGCGAAGGCCTTCAGGTGTCTCAACTCCATGAGGATAATACCTGAGAAGTACAGGAAGAACTTCGAGGATGTGTTCAATTGGTTGTCAATGAGACCCTGCGCAAGAAAGAGGGGATTAGGCACGAGACTGCCCTGGGACCCTGATTGGATAATTGAGTCCTTAAGTGACTCAACGATTTACATGGCGTACTACACAATAGCCCATAAGATAAGGTCGAGTGGCCTTGATAAAAAGTTGGGTGATTATGCCAAGAGGGTCATAGGTAGTAAGGGGAATGATAAGGAGGCCCTAGATGCAATAATAGCATTCTTCAACTACGTGTTCCTGGGCGAGGGTGATCCAGGGCGTGTGGCTGAGGTGTTCGGCGTTGATAAGGAATTGATCGAGGACATGAGGAGGGAGTTTGACTATTGGTACCCTGTGGACGAGAGGCATAGCGGCCCCGACTTAATAAGTAGTCACTTAAGCTTCTTCGTGTTTCATCACGTCGCCATATTCCCCGAGAAGTATTGGCCAAGGGCCATAACCTTTAATGAGTACGTGATTAGGGAGGGCATGAAGATGAGTAGGTCGTTGGGGAATGTGCTTCCGCTTCCTTACATACCGAGGAAGTACAGCACGGACCTGGCAAGGCTTTATTTAGCTTCGGCTACGGACCTGGACTCAACGCTTGATTGGAGGGAGGATGACGTAGCCAGTGTTGCGAGTAGGCTTGTTAGGTTCTGGAGTCTAGCTAATGAGATTATTAAGGAGGGGAGACCGTCGGTTAGTGTTGATGTTAGGAATGCATCGTTGATCACGCAGTGGCTAATCTCTAAGGTGAATAGGGCAATACGTGATTCAACAATTGACATGGATAATGAGAACATAAGGGGTTACACGCTTAAGGCGTTCTTTGACCTGCTCTCGTCGGTTGAGAAGTACCTGGAGATTGCGGGCATAATTAATGTAAGTAGGGATGAGGTTAGGTGGGCTTTGTGGTACGTCCTTGAGCGTTGGGTTAAGCTGTTGCAACCAGTCATGCCTCATATTGCTGAGGAGCTTTGGCATAGGATGGGTAATGGCACGTTCGTATCCCTAGAACCCTGGCCTGAGTACAGTGAGGAGTTAATAAATGATGAGTTGGACATTGCCCTAGACCTCATTGAGAGGGCTGTGGAGGATGTGCAGGAGATACTCAGGGTTACGAAGATAACGCCTAAGTCTGTGTACCTATACGTGGGTCCACCAAGTGAGTATTATCAAATAGTTAACGAGGCCATTAGGCTTATCAATGAGGGTAAGACGATGGGTGAGGCGATAAGGGCGATAGTGGGTAAGCCGGAGTATAGGCGTATGGCTGATAGGGTGGCTAACCTGGTATCTAAGGTTGTTGATGGTACGATACCGAGGAAAATAGTTAGTAGGGAAATGGAACTAAGGGTATTCAGGGAATTGAGCAGTTACATTAAGTCAAGAATAGGCGCTGAAGTTATTATCCAGGATGCAACTAACCCAACCTATGATCCCGGTAATAGGGCTAGGAATTCACTGCCTGGGAGACCTGCCATATACGTGGAAGCCATGAAGGAGAATAGGTAA
- the cutA gene encoding glyceraldehyde dehydrogenase subunit alpha, translating into MPYVGARVKRIEDPKFITGSARYVDDIAYPGTLYMAILRSTVPHARLLRVDYEDALKIPGVVGVITGLNIEVENRPRNFPMAKDEILYVGHPIAAVIAEDRYKAYDALDYIQVDYEPLPAVVDPEEAVKDKVKAVEDTSNIGYRWTYKAGNPEEELAKSDVVIETKLEIGRVYPAAMEPRGLLSVYQEGRLTVYASTQAPHYMRKFLLDAFRNYVSDIRVIQADTGGAFGSKMFPYPEDYIVTYASIIYRRPVKWVATRREDLLSTYHSRAQIHRIKAGFTRSGEWRALIDELIIDLGVATHGYYLADITSTLITGPYKLRNVLVEVYGVKTNKTPLDQYRGAGRPEAAFVYERIMDMAADELRMDPIEIRRRNLVTELPYTNPFNHKYDSGNYLHLLSIAEGYYRDFEKRAEELRRQGRRVGVGLSFYIEQNNFGPWESASVRVKSDGKVLVIIGAAPHGQGDATAIAQIVADELGIDISRVEVSWGDTELIGEGFGTFGSRTLTLAGNAALLAARKLKDKLRRVGAALMGVNYEDVVYENGVVKDVKSGKSLSIEDMANALTASIGGTWTYPVEPSLEEMTYFGLNGYTYPYGSHVALVEVTEEGLVKVLDYVAIDDVGLVVNPMLAEGQVIGGVIQGFGEVVLEEVKYDNDGNPLTQTFSEYWIPSIMESFNVKWYYLEEGKSNAPLPAKGIAEGPLIGVLPALTRAIERAVNRRITKIPIDPSLLIK; encoded by the coding sequence ATGCCTTACGTAGGTGCTCGTGTTAAGAGGATTGAAGATCCTAAGTTCATCACGGGTAGTGCAAGGTATGTCGATGACATAGCATACCCAGGAACGCTCTATATGGCAATACTGAGGAGTACAGTACCCCACGCGAGGCTTTTGAGGGTTGATTACGAAGACGCGCTGAAGATTCCTGGCGTTGTTGGCGTCATAACTGGGTTGAACATTGAGGTTGAGAATAGGCCCAGGAACTTCCCCATGGCTAAGGACGAAATCCTATACGTGGGGCACCCAATAGCCGCAGTGATTGCGGAGGATAGGTACAAGGCATATGATGCGCTTGATTATATACAGGTCGATTACGAGCCATTACCCGCCGTCGTCGACCCAGAGGAGGCTGTCAAGGACAAGGTAAAGGCTGTGGAAGACACAAGCAATATTGGCTATAGGTGGACATACAAGGCTGGAAACCCGGAGGAGGAGCTGGCAAAAAGTGATGTCGTTATCGAGACCAAACTCGAAATCGGTAGGGTGTACCCAGCTGCAATGGAGCCAAGGGGATTGCTGTCAGTGTACCAGGAGGGAAGGCTAACGGTTTACGCCTCAACCCAGGCACCCCATTACATGCGTAAGTTCCTCCTCGACGCCTTCAGGAACTACGTCAGTGACATAAGGGTCATCCAGGCCGATACGGGTGGCGCCTTTGGTTCGAAGATGTTCCCATACCCTGAGGACTACATAGTCACTTACGCAAGCATTATCTACAGGAGACCCGTTAAGTGGGTAGCCACTAGGCGTGAGGACTTATTAAGTACATACCATAGCAGGGCCCAAATACATAGGATTAAGGCTGGATTTACAAGGAGTGGCGAGTGGAGGGCATTAATTGATGAATTAATAATAGACCTTGGCGTTGCAACCCATGGTTATTACCTCGCCGACATAACGTCCACGTTAATAACGGGGCCCTATAAACTCAGGAACGTGCTTGTGGAGGTTTACGGAGTCAAAACAAACAAGACGCCACTCGACCAGTACAGGGGGGCTGGTAGGCCCGAGGCCGCCTTTGTTTATGAGAGGATAATGGACATGGCCGCCGATGAGCTGAGGATGGACCCCATAGAAATAAGAAGGAGGAACCTAGTGACGGAACTTCCCTACACCAACCCATTCAATCATAAGTATGATAGTGGTAATTACCTGCACCTACTCAGTATTGCCGAGGGTTATTACAGGGACTTTGAGAAGAGGGCTGAGGAACTAAGGAGGCAGGGTAGAAGAGTCGGCGTTGGATTGTCGTTTTACATTGAGCAGAATAACTTTGGGCCTTGGGAGTCGGCATCAGTTAGGGTTAAGTCTGATGGTAAGGTCCTCGTGATAATTGGCGCGGCACCCCATGGGCAGGGCGATGCAACGGCAATAGCGCAGATAGTGGCTGATGAACTCGGCATTGACATAAGCCGGGTGGAGGTTTCATGGGGTGATACCGAGCTTATTGGTGAGGGCTTTGGCACGTTCGGCAGTAGGACACTGACACTGGCTGGTAATGCCGCATTACTTGCTGCAAGAAAGCTTAAGGATAAGCTTAGGAGGGTCGGCGCTGCGTTAATGGGTGTTAACTACGAGGATGTGGTTTACGAAAATGGCGTTGTTAAGGATGTTAAGAGCGGTAAGTCACTAAGTATTGAGGATATGGCAAACGCATTAACCGCAAGCATTGGTGGTACATGGACGTATCCCGTCGAACCCTCGCTTGAGGAGATGACCTATTTCGGCTTAAATGGCTATACATACCCATACGGTTCCCACGTGGCCCTGGTCGAGGTTACTGAGGAGGGGTTGGTTAAGGTACTCGATTACGTGGCCATCGACGACGTAGGCCTGGTGGTTAACCCAATGCTCGCCGAGGGGCAGGTAATTGGTGGTGTTATTCAGGGCTTTGGCGAGGTCGTGCTGGAGGAGGTTAAGTACGACAATGATGGTAACCCACTGACACAGACCTTCAGTGAGTATTGGATACCGAGTATAATGGAGTCATTTAACGTTAAGTGGTATTACCTCGAGGAAGGAAAGTCCAATGCGCCACTCCCGGCTAAGGGTATCGCCGAGGGGCCGTTAATTGGCGTGTTACCGGCATTAACAAGAGCCATTGAGAGGGCCGTTAATAGGAGGATAACCAAGATACCCATAGACCCATCACTACTAATTAAATGA
- a CDS encoding CBS domain-containing protein yields MSITVDKVIKREPLVINENATIKEAINIMSRENVGLLVIVNNAGKPIGVISERDIIRALARGKDLNAKVTEVGTVGKLVTISPRDSIYKAALLMNDHKIRHLVVMDNDKLRGVISIRDIISEERVVSRLAELAEAKPSEAEAVGAD; encoded by the coding sequence ATGAGTATTACTGTTGACAAAGTAATAAAGAGGGAACCTCTCGTAATAAATGAGAACGCCACCATTAAGGAGGCGATTAATATAATGAGTAGGGAGAACGTAGGTCTACTGGTGATAGTTAATAATGCCGGTAAGCCAATAGGCGTTATATCAGAGAGGGACATAATTAGGGCGTTAGCACGCGGTAAGGATTTAAACGCTAAGGTAACCGAGGTTGGCACGGTCGGTAAATTAGTAACGATAAGCCCCAGGGATAGTATCTATAAGGCTGCCCTGTTAATGAATGATCATAAGATAAGGCACCTAGTGGTTATGGATAACGATAAATTACGCGGTGTGATCTCAATTAGGGACATAATCAGTGAGGAGAGGGTTGTCTCGAGACTGGCTGAGCTTGCGGAGGCTAAGCCATCCGAGGCCGAGGCAGTCGGTGCTGATTAA
- a CDS encoding PIN domain-containing protein: protein MKIECVVFDTSAILLMFTEGLRVIDQVIELVNSPIIPIIPHPILNELIKLSMLGRPGISKASSNAVNYVISNFSIANAVGSPDDSVVEVSSKYGCVAVTCDMKLLRRLRRMYVRTIYLRASAGKLEADFDF, encoded by the coding sequence ATGAAGATAGAGTGCGTGGTATTTGACACAAGTGCAATACTACTGATGTTTACCGAGGGCCTGCGCGTCATTGATCAGGTAATTGAACTTGTTAATTCACCAATAATACCCATAATCCCACACCCAATACTCAATGAATTAATTAAGTTGAGCATGTTAGGCAGGCCTGGGATATCCAAGGCGTCAAGTAATGCCGTCAATTACGTCATTAGTAACTTCTCGATAGCCAATGCCGTAGGCTCACCTGACGATTCCGTGGTAGAGGTATCCAGTAAGTATGGTTGTGTTGCCGTGACCTGCGATATGAAGCTATTAAGGAGGTTAAGGCGTATGTACGTTAGGACTATATATCTAAGGGCCAGCGCAGGTAAACTTGAAGCTGATTTTGACTTTTAA
- the cutB gene encoding glyceraldehyde dehydrogenase subunit beta, whose protein sequence is MYPPKFGYIRVTSLEEAVKVLESDENAKILAGGQSLMPMLKLRLIRPSYLVDINRVPNLSYISIEGDKIRIGALVRHHQVEINRDLWKIYPALPETAIQIGDPQIRNLGTMAGSLAHADPAADWPATLIALRASVRILSPSGIREVPVEDFITGPFTTALGRGEVISEIVIPRLSGTVKSSYVKLERKAGDFAVVGVAVMLRLSPDGSVEDASIGITAAGPKPFRAREAEKALIGRKLTDDVIEDAAERAMKESSPISDIRGSAEYKRAMVKVMTRRAIKNALSR, encoded by the coding sequence GTGTATCCTCCAAAATTCGGTTACATAAGGGTTACGTCATTGGAGGAGGCGGTTAAGGTCCTCGAATCTGATGAGAATGCGAAAATACTTGCAGGAGGGCAGAGTCTCATGCCTATGCTTAAGCTTAGGTTGATTAGGCCATCATACCTAGTCGATATTAACAGGGTGCCCAATCTATCATACATAAGCATTGAGGGCGATAAGATAAGGATTGGCGCATTGGTCAGGCACCACCAGGTGGAGATTAACCGCGACCTCTGGAAGATATACCCAGCACTACCCGAGACTGCAATACAAATCGGTGATCCGCAAATTAGGAACCTGGGAACAATGGCTGGGTCACTGGCACATGCCGACCCAGCGGCGGATTGGCCAGCAACATTAATAGCGCTTAGGGCGTCGGTGAGGATACTCAGCCCATCGGGGATTAGGGAGGTGCCCGTTGAGGACTTCATAACGGGCCCATTCACCACAGCGCTGGGTAGGGGCGAGGTCATTAGTGAAATTGTGATACCTAGGTTAAGTGGTACGGTAAAGTCCTCCTACGTGAAACTTGAGCGTAAGGCCGGCGACTTCGCGGTTGTCGGCGTTGCAGTAATGCTTAGGCTTAGCCCCGATGGTTCTGTGGAGGACGCAAGCATTGGCATTACAGCTGCAGGGCCCAAGCCGTTTAGGGCCCGTGAGGCTGAGAAGGCCTTGATTGGGCGTAAATTGACGGATGACGTTATTGAGGACGCGGCTGAAAGGGCAATGAAGGAGTCAAGTCCAATAAGCGACATTAGGGGCTCGGCCGAGTATAAGAGGGCTATGGTTAAGGTAATGACTAGGAGAGCCATTAAGAATGCACTGTCGAGGTGA
- the pyk gene encoding pyruvate kinase has translation MGKVKIIATIGPSSEKPEVLKELIKYVDGIRINFSHGSAEEWRSRIMNARSLRSDIAVLGDLRGPGVRTGSMKPITLGVGDSVEFRFADKSDGGFVPIPSPSFFRVITVDDIIVMNDGRLRLRVDKVSASNAVLTALTAGTISQEKAVVIKGKDYPLPILDDYDREALKFAVEVGMDYVGISHVRSSDDIEEVRTELRRLGGDWIKLMAKIEGPDAVRNMKDVICASDYVMVARGDLGMHFDLEEIPRIQSSIIREAQKCGVPTMVATQLLESMIEQPVPTRAEVVDITNAVMEGVDSLLLTGETAVGKYPVEAVQWLRRVATEYEDEVHVDRGVMANLTDRLALGIVQLAEDIGAKIVIYSRGGRFVEAISRYRPRVPTYVGVSDEKVLRRLRLYWGVEPILIDNVRDYDEGERETLNQLIRSGLVVKGDLVLLTHGVIDTYNDYSIRILKV, from the coding sequence GTGGGTAAGGTAAAAATAATTGCGACAATAGGCCCATCATCGGAGAAACCTGAGGTATTAAAGGAATTAATTAAGTACGTTGATGGGATTAGGATAAACTTCTCCCACGGAAGTGCTGAGGAGTGGAGGTCAAGGATAATGAACGCCAGGAGCCTTAGGAGTGACATAGCGGTACTGGGTGATTTGAGGGGCCCTGGCGTCAGGACGGGGAGTATGAAGCCCATAACACTCGGTGTTGGTGATTCCGTGGAGTTCAGGTTTGCCGATAAGTCGGATGGAGGGTTTGTGCCGATACCAAGTCCATCATTCTTTAGGGTGATAACCGTGGATGACATAATCGTGATGAATGACGGTAGATTAAGACTACGCGTTGACAAGGTCTCGGCAAGTAATGCCGTGTTAACGGCGTTAACCGCAGGTACTATTTCGCAGGAAAAGGCTGTGGTTATTAAGGGCAAGGATTACCCATTACCAATACTTGATGACTATGATAGGGAGGCCCTCAAGTTCGCGGTTGAGGTTGGGATGGACTACGTTGGGATAAGCCATGTAAGGAGCTCCGACGATATTGAGGAGGTTAGGACAGAGCTAAGGAGACTTGGCGGTGATTGGATTAAGCTAATGGCTAAGATTGAGGGGCCTGATGCCGTTAGGAACATGAAGGATGTGATTTGCGCCAGTGATTATGTGATGGTCGCAAGGGGCGACCTCGGCATGCACTTCGACCTTGAGGAGATACCCAGGATACAAAGCTCGATAATAAGGGAGGCGCAGAAATGCGGTGTGCCTACCATGGTGGCCACCCAATTGCTTGAGTCAATGATAGAACAGCCTGTACCAACAAGGGCTGAGGTTGTGGACATAACGAATGCGGTCATGGAGGGTGTAGACTCATTATTATTAACGGGGGAGACCGCGGTTGGTAAGTATCCTGTAGAAGCCGTACAGTGGTTGAGGAGAGTCGCCACGGAGTATGAGGATGAGGTACATGTTGATAGGGGTGTTATGGCTAATTTAACCGATAGGCTTGCCCTGGGCATCGTCCAGCTTGCCGAGGATATTGGTGCAAAGATAGTAATTTACTCGAGAGGTGGTAGGTTTGTTGAGGCTATTTCTAGGTATAGGCCTAGGGTGCCCACGTACGTGGGCGTCAGTGATGAGAAGGTGCTTAGAAGGCTGAGGCTTTATTGGGGTGTTGAGCCGATACTTATTGATAATGTTAGGGATTATGATGAGGGTGAGAGGGAGACGTTAAATCAATTAATAAGGAGCGGCTTGGTGGTTAAGGGTGACCTAGTCCTGCTGACCCACGGTGTTATAGATACATACAATGATTATAGCATTAGGATACTCAAGGTTTAA
- a CDS encoding translation initiation factor IF-2 subunit gamma, protein MSKYIYPNAIIATAGHVDHGKTTLVHALSGVWVARYSEEIKRAMTVKLGYITIGLYECPSMEGEFRIVSDGLLKDGKCPNGDDPVLRRKVSILDVPGHEVLISTMISGISYIDAALLVIDASMSVPQPQTEEHFTALTIMGLNKLIVVQNKLDLVNKEQALENYKQIKQFLSNTWARNSPIIPVSSLHKVNIEAVSTLIDKLVPPKETSGGNFRMLVLRSFNVNRPGTPPDKLVGGVLGGTVIRGSAKVGDEIEIRPGLKLGNKYEPIVTKIVSIAIGNEHIEEARPGGLVGIGTELDPALTKADSLVGSVVGKPGTLPPVWSELTLEFHRIERPGDQSLKEVTFKPKDVIMVHVGSAAVMGIVKGFHGDKLDVILRKAVSAEENSKAVITKQVNNRWRIVGYGILKGGNAVLE, encoded by the coding sequence ATGAGTAAATATATATACCCAAATGCCATCATTGCGACTGCCGGCCACGTGGATCACGGCAAAACGACGCTGGTTCATGCACTTAGTGGTGTTTGGGTTGCTAGGTATAGTGAGGAGATTAAGAGAGCTATGACTGTTAAGCTCGGTTACATAACAATTGGCCTTTACGAGTGCCCATCGATGGAGGGTGAGTTTAGGATAGTGAGTGATGGCTTGCTTAAGGATGGCAAGTGCCCCAATGGCGATGACCCCGTATTAAGGAGGAAGGTCTCAATACTCGATGTTCCTGGTCATGAAGTATTAATAAGCACGATGATATCAGGCATATCCTACATTGATGCTGCCTTACTCGTGATCGACGCCTCCATGTCCGTTCCCCAACCACAGACTGAGGAGCATTTCACCGCATTGACGATAATGGGCCTGAACAAGTTAATAGTTGTTCAGAATAAGCTTGACCTAGTGAATAAGGAGCAGGCCCTTGAGAATTATAAGCAGATTAAGCAATTCCTTAGCAATACCTGGGCCAGGAACTCACCGATAATACCCGTATCATCACTACATAAGGTCAATATTGAGGCAGTGTCAACACTAATTGATAAGTTAGTACCGCCTAAGGAAACCTCTGGTGGTAACTTTAGGATGCTCGTTCTAAGGAGCTTCAACGTCAATAGACCGGGCACCCCACCGGACAAGTTAGTCGGTGGTGTGCTTGGCGGCACCGTTATTAGGGGCTCGGCAAAGGTTGGTGATGAGATTGAGATAAGGCCAGGGCTTAAGCTGGGTAATAAGTATGAGCCGATAGTAACGAAGATAGTTAGTATAGCCATTGGTAATGAGCATATCGAGGAGGCAAGACCAGGTGGTTTGGTTGGTATTGGTACTGAACTTGACCCAGCGTTAACGAAGGCCGATTCCCTCGTTGGTAGTGTTGTTGGTAAGCCAGGCACATTACCACCCGTGTGGAGTGAATTAACCCTTGAGTTCCATAGGATTGAGAGGCCTGGTGATCAATCATTGAAGGAGGTTACTTTCAAGCCGAAGGATGTGATCATGGTTCACGTGGGTTCAGCGGCCGTGATGGGCATTGTTAAGGGGTTCCATGGCGATAAACTCGATGTAATACTCAGGAAGGCCGTGTCGGCCGAGGAGAATTCCAAGGCTGTGATTACAAAGCAGGTGAATAATAGGTGGAGGATTGTTGGTTACGGAATCCTGAAGGGCGGTAATGCGGTTCTCGAGTGA